The Lutra lutra chromosome 15, mLutLut1.2, whole genome shotgun sequence genome includes a region encoding these proteins:
- the IL6R gene encoding interleukin-6 receptor subunit alpha isoform X1, with protein sequence MKILSRKQAPDECARLASGRRGGSRSRAGREGKSEVASGAMTSLPGASVTLTCPGGEPGDDATVHWQLEHPVAGSPQGSWAAVGRRLLLRSVQLSDSGNYSCYQDGRLAGTVHLLVDVPPEEPQLTCFRKSPLSKVACEWAPRNPPSPTTRATLLVRKFQSRPLGDSQEPCPYSQGLRKFSCQLEVPEGDNSLYVVSLCVSSSAGTKSSRLLTFEGYGILQPDPPANVTVTAVDGNPRWLRVTWRDPPSWNSYFYRLQFELRYRAERSKTFTTWMVQEPRHQCTIHDAWKGLRHVVQLRAREEFGHGSWSAWSPEASGTPWTEPRSPPAESEASSSTQVPTTSEDSGSNRSENSANATSLPVQDSPSGPLPTFLVAGGSLAFGTLLCVGVVLRCTGDQASYFKYENFSPPQNPHVKKGALTWGNWVFGRVAVPLGWPRYNWRKATGRLTTTRPPVRPCFSVQHVYFASQSIASPKCFLSIISDN encoded by the exons atgaagatattgtccaggaagcaggcccccgaTGAGTGTGCACGTCTCGCCtcggggaggagagggggcagcagaAGCCGAGCTGGGCGAGAGGGGAAATCCG AGGTGGCGAGCGGTGCGATGACCAGCCTGCCTGGGGCCAGCGTGACCCTGACCTGTCCGGGCGGGGAGCCGGGAGACGACGCCACCGTTCACTGGCAGCTGGAGCATCCTGTGGCCGGCTCCCCGCAGGGCAGCTGGGCTGCTGTGGGAAGAAGGCTGCTTCTGAGGTCCGTGCAGCTCAGCGACTCTGGAAACTATTCCTGTTACCAGGACGGCCGCCTGGCCGGAACCGTGCATCTGCTGGTGGACG TGCCCCCCGAGGAGCCCCAGCTCACCTGCTTTCGGAAGAGTCCGCTCAGCAAGGTAGCCTGTGAGTGGGCTCCCCGGAACCCACCCTCCCCAACCACCAGGGCCACGTTACTGGTGAGGAAGTT TCAGAGCCGCCCGCTGGGAGACTCCCAGGAGCCATGCCCCTACTCCCAGGGGCTCCGCAAGTTCTCCTGCCAGCTGGAGGTCCCGGAGGGGGACAATTCCTTGTACGTGGTGTCCCTGTGTGTCAGCAGCAGTGCTGGGACCAAGTCCAGCAGGCTCCTCACATTTGAGGGCTATGGAATCC TGCAGCCCGACCCGCCGGCCAACGTCACCGTCACGGCTGTGGACGGAAATCCCCGCTGGCTCCGTGTCACCTGGAGAGACCCCCCCTCCTGGAACTCCTATTTCTACAGGCTGCAGTTTGAGCTCCGGTACCGGGCTGAGCGCTCGAAGACCTTTACCACGTGGATG GTCCAGGAGCCCCGGCACCAGTGCACCATCCATGATGCCTGGAAGGGCCTGCGGCACGTGGTGCAGCTCCGGGCTCGGGAGGAGTTTGGGCACGGCTCCTGGAGCGCTTGGAGCCCTGAGGCCAGCGGCACCCCTTGGACAG AACCCAGGAGCCCTCCAGCTGAGAGCGAGGCGTCCTCCTCCACACAGGTG CCGACCACCAGCGAGGACAGTGGAAGTAATCGCTCTGAAAATTCTGCAAATGCAACCAGCCTCCCAG TGCAAGACTCGCCTTCAGGGCCACTGCCCACCTTCCTGGTGGCTGGAGGAAGCCTGGCCTTCGGGACGCTCCTGTGCGTCGGTGTTGTGCTGAG ATGTACTGGGGACCAGGCCAGTTATTTCAAGTATGAAaacttctcccctccccaaaaCCCACATGTCAAGAAAGGTGCATTAACTTGGGGAAACTGGGTATTTGGAAGAGTTGCGGTGCCACTGGGATGGCCCCGTTACAACTGGCGGAAGGCGACAGGCCGGCTGACCACAACCCGCCCGCCCGTGAGGCCGTGTTTTTCTGTGCAACATGTTTATTTTGCATCTCAAAGCATAGCTTCTCCTAAATGTTTTCTCAGCATTATCAGTGACAATTAG
- the IL6R gene encoding interleukin-6 receptor subunit alpha isoform X3, translating into MLALRCALLTALLAAPGAVVVPGGCPAPEVASGAMTSLPGASVTLTCPGGEPGDDATVHWQLEHPVAGSPQGSWAAVGRRLLLRSVQLSDSGNYSCYQDGRLAGTVHLLVDVPPEEPQLTCFRKSPLSKVACEWAPRNPPSPTTRATLLVRKFQSRPLGDSQEPCPYSQGLRKFSCQLEVPEGDNSLYVVSLCVSSSAGTKSSRLLTFEGYGILQPDPPANVTVTAVDGNPRWLRVTWRDPPSWNSYFYRLQFELRYRAERSKTFTTWMVQEPRHQCTIHDAWKGLRHVVQLRAREEFGHGSWSAWSPEASGTPWTEPRSPPAESEASSSTQAPTTSEDSGSNRSENSANATSLPVQDSPSGPLPTFLVAGGSLAFGTLLCVGVVLRCTGDQASYFKYENFSPPQNPHVKKGALTWGNWVFGRVAVPLGWPRYNWRKATGRLTTTRPPVRPCFSVQHVYFASQSIASPKCFLSIISDN; encoded by the exons ATGCTGGCCCTGCGCTGCGCGCTGCTGACAGCCCTGCTGGCCGCGCCGGGGGCCGTCGTAGTCCCCGGGGGCTGCCCCGCGCCGG AGGTGGCGAGCGGTGCGATGACCAGCCTGCCTGGGGCCAGCGTGACCCTGACCTGTCCGGGCGGGGAGCCGGGAGACGACGCCACCGTTCACTGGCAGCTGGAGCATCCTGTGGCCGGCTCCCCGCAGGGCAGCTGGGCTGCTGTGGGAAGAAGGCTGCTTCTGAGGTCCGTGCAGCTCAGCGACTCTGGAAACTATTCCTGTTACCAGGACGGCCGCCTGGCCGGAACCGTGCATCTGCTGGTGGACG TGCCCCCCGAGGAGCCCCAGCTCACCTGCTTTCGGAAGAGTCCGCTCAGCAAGGTAGCCTGTGAGTGGGCTCCCCGGAACCCACCCTCCCCAACCACCAGGGCCACGTTACTGGTGAGGAAGTT TCAGAGCCGCCCGCTGGGAGACTCCCAGGAGCCATGCCCCTACTCCCAGGGGCTCCGCAAGTTCTCCTGCCAGCTGGAGGTCCCGGAGGGGGACAATTCCTTGTACGTGGTGTCCCTGTGTGTCAGCAGCAGTGCTGGGACCAAGTCCAGCAGGCTCCTCACATTTGAGGGCTATGGAATCC TGCAGCCCGACCCGCCGGCCAACGTCACCGTCACGGCTGTGGACGGAAATCCCCGCTGGCTCCGTGTCACCTGGAGAGACCCCCCCTCCTGGAACTCCTATTTCTACAGGCTGCAGTTTGAGCTCCGGTACCGGGCTGAGCGCTCGAAGACCTTTACCACGTGGATG GTCCAGGAGCCCCGGCACCAGTGCACCATCCATGATGCCTGGAAGGGCCTGCGGCACGTGGTGCAGCTCCGGGCTCGGGAGGAGTTTGGGCACGGCTCCTGGAGCGCTTGGAGCCCTGAGGCCAGCGGCACCCCTTGGACAG AACCCAGGAGCCCTCCAGCTGAGAGCGAGGCGTCCTCCTCCACACAG GCACCGACCACCAGCGAGGACAGTGGAAGTAATCGCTCTGAAAATTCTGCAAATGCAACCAGCCTCCCAG TGCAAGACTCGCCTTCAGGGCCACTGCCCACCTTCCTGGTGGCTGGAGGAAGCCTGGCCTTCGGGACGCTCCTGTGCGTCGGTGTTGTGCTGAG ATGTACTGGGGACCAGGCCAGTTATTTCAAGTATGAAaacttctcccctccccaaaaCCCACATGTCAAGAAAGGTGCATTAACTTGGGGAAACTGGGTATTTGGAAGAGTTGCGGTGCCACTGGGATGGCCCCGTTACAACTGGCGGAAGGCGACAGGCCGGCTGACCACAACCCGCCCGCCCGTGAGGCCGTGTTTTTCTGTGCAACATGTTTATTTTGCATCTCAAAGCATAGCTTCTCCTAAATGTTTTCTCAGCATTATCAGTGACAATTAG